In Lolium rigidum isolate FL_2022 chromosome 7, APGP_CSIRO_Lrig_0.1, whole genome shotgun sequence, the DNA window cgccattggtgggatcgagCTGCATTGTCCAACAACGACGATTCCCCGCAGCCGGccagcgaggaggaatgggatgatgacgaggaggaggacgaagaggccgaggagcatgccgaggaagaggccgaggagcaggccgatgaagaggccgaggaggaggaggaggaggaggaggaggaggaagaggaagaggaagatgctgaggacgcggcggcccgggcgaaggcgcagccggcgagcaccttcgacgacgaggaggactcaacttcctctgaTATGTCGAAGGACACCGGCTGttcggaggaggtgacgagccggaagcgtcgccgccacgacgatgaggcgaggccatctaggaagaagaagtagtttaagtttgttttaaagttttatatataatttatcTATGTTGCACTACTTAGTTTGTTCAAATCTTTCTTTCGACAAGGGTATTACGGCAGAATTACAAATTTTCCCCCAAACGCACGCGTGTCGTATATCGGAAAGACGAGGGTATTGCTGTAGAACCCAGGCCTTTGTCGCCGACAGGTCGGGGCCACCAGACGGTTCCCGCGcatttctctcgtccggagtccccaagCGCTCCCCGGGgacccggggatggcctgggttcGCCGGacagatgaaaggcctaatccaggGGAAAACGAGGAGGTGGGGccgcgactgggccgttttcgtccatccggatgaaaaaggcGTCATGGGGGCCttcccggggagacggctggagatgctcttatggcgGGACGTCTAGCGTCGACAGAAAGTGTACGACAAGTTTTGCTCAACTCCAGTGAAGGAAGGGCGAGGATGATGGCGCGCCTTCGGCTTAGTCTAGTGCTCGTAGTCTTCGCTAGGTTGTCCAAgaatttatttgtatttttttcactTTTAGAGTTTTTGTACTATTGTTGATAATTATCAATAGATTGGTGGATTTTTGTAAAATAAAATAGACAAAGCAGACCATTTTATAACCCGCGGAGAAATAGTGGTAATGCCCTTCTCCGTGGCAGCACTGGTCAGAGAGCGGCCGGATGAGGCCGTTTGGTACAATACCATTTTCTGGTACGAGTACtaatagctcatacctcatggaaaaattcctttgcaacaatcaaacaaactccatcttcctataggattcaagtagacatgccattccaatcctatacatttcatattcctatgtttttcctatcctttaaatcaaaggagccctaatcaTTCATGAGTACTTACAGCCATGTCGGCATGAACGGGACGTCGCCGGCATGGCCCCATTAGTTCCGCCTCGTCGTCGCCCTTGCTGAACTTCCCGCCAGATTTCGAGTCAAACTGGTCTCTTTCTTCTCCAGTTGACGCGCCGCTCAGCCGCGCATTGACTCCACAGTCCACTCCGACGCGACGGCTCCATGTTTTCCTTATAAGCGCCTCCGTTTGCGATTGATTCCATCGAATGTGTAGGAGGATTAAAATTGCACGTGAAATGGTGCTCTGTAGTGGCACTGGTTCTACTTCAGCAGTACTACTGCTACCTGTCCTAGCGGTGTTAGTGGCCGTGGCATTGCTCGTTCCGGCGCCGGCCTCGGCCGCCGGCGTGGCGGGCGCCTCAGTGCGGGCCGTGCAGCTGGAGGCGTTGCTGGCATTCAAGAAGGGCGTCGTCGAGGACCCGCTCGGCACGCTGTCCGACTGGACGGTGCGGGCAGGCGGCGTGCCGCGGCACTGCAACTGGACCGGCATCGCCTGCGACGGCGCGGGCCGCGTCACGTCCATCCAGCTGCTCGAGACCGGGCTCCGGGGCACCCTCACGCCGTTCCTCGCCAACATCTCCACGCTCCAGGTCCTCGACCTCACCTCAAACGCCTTCGCCGGCCCCATCCCGCCGCAGCTCGGCCGGCTCGGCGAGCTCGAGGGGCTCATCCTCACCGTCAACGGCTTCACCGGCGGCATTCCGCCGGAGCTCGGCGACCTGGGCAGCCTGCAGCTGCTGGACCTCTCCAACAACTCCCTCAGCGGCGAAATCCCCAGCCGCCTCTGCAACTGCTCCGCGATGTGGGCGCTCGGCCTCGAGTTCAACAACCTCACCGGCGAAATCCCCTCCTGCATCGGCGACCTCTCCAACCTCGAGATATTCCAGACGTACGTGAACAATCTCCACGGCGAGCTGCCGCCGTCGTTCGCGAAGCTCACGAAACTCAAGACACTGGACCTCAGCGCCAATAACTTGTCCGGCCCGCTTCCGCCGGAGATTGGCGAATTCTCGCACCTCTGGATCGTCCAGCTGTTCCAGAACAGCTTCTCCGGCGAAATACCGCCGGGGCTCGGCCGGTGCAAGAACCTGACGCTGCTCAACATATATAGCAACAGGTTCAGCGGCGCGATCCCTCGCGAGCTCGGCGAGCTGGAGAACCTGAAGGCGCTGCGTCTGTACGACAACGAGCTATCATCGGCGATCCCGAGCTCACTCGGGCGGTGCAAGTCTCTGGTGACGCTCCAGCTCTCGCGAAACAAATTGACCGGATCGATCCCGCCGGAGCTCGGTGAGCTCCGATCGCTCCAGTCACTGTCGCTCCATGCCAACCGGCTCACCGGAACGATTCCATAAGTCTCGTATGTATTGTGATACATGGAATAGCAAGGCCCCAACAAGATGCGATGCGCCAAGCACGACAGGAATGGCACGAGGTGCCGACGGCCTggctgtacgccgacggccaaatatcgAGGCCGTCAGCGTACAAGCCGGCCAATCCAGCCCCTCGGTTTACCCCTCGGCGTACTCGTTGCTACGCTAACTGTGACCCTTGACGTACACCTGGCCGTCGGTATAGTCACGAGTAGGTGCCCTGGGCGTACAGTGCTCTCGGTTGCTACGCCGACGTTAACCCTCGGCATATAGCTGGCCATCGGCATAGCCACGAATAGCTGGCCCTGCTTGATCGTGCCTAACGGTCACGTCTACGCTAAGGATTACGGTCAACGTAGCTATTTTCCAgtttaccacattaatcttcaaaaaatcataagtaaatcattataattcataaaaatacaaataatatatcaaaattttcattttcatcgcacgaaaaaaccattttcattTTCCAGGTGCCGAAAACGGAGTGTTTTGTGAagtaaccaccaaattaaagtttcacattggtatcaACACATTTTGTAAAAATAATAGACCAACTAAGATGGCAAATTTCTCAACCGGTATATCTGGAACCTTTTCGTCCACCCATCATGAAAAAGAGAAATTCCAACCGAATCGGTAggattttgtatttttttaaataaattaataattgcattctCGGTAGAGATTATTATTGCTTAACCAttgatgtttatttaaataattaataaaaattcaaaataataaagagtTATGATATCACGATCtaagggttaataggattgatattgtAGTATTATCAGCAATGTTTCGTGAAGAAGATGGAAGTTTCATCCGAAGGAACCAAGATGTTAaacgtgctagaggtggagtagtttgAGGAATGGTGACCCGTTGGGAAGTTTGACTATTGTGGGTGATTTGGCCTAAAATTAAGTGTAATGTTAGAATTAAAATGATCAATGCGAGAGattaaaaaaaattgatttttttaaaataattagaaaaaaaatattttttttaaagttAACGAGACGAGGATGACGTGGCGTCGGCGTATCATAGCTGCGCCGAGGGCCATGTCTACGCCGACGGCACACATGGCTCTGCTGAGGCGGATCTTgcccgaggagctacgtcgatgGTGACTCTCGGCATAGAATACGCCAATGGCCTTttaaggctacgccgagggcccgaGACCGTCGGTACCTCTCCAGATTCGTGTAGTGAAGGCTCAACTCTTGCCACCTTTAGCACAAAGTCCGATTTTATATATTCGCGAGAAAAACATACTCGGCGGATCGAGCGGtcggtttggtgcgttcgcgaggagcgcGAAGGATATAGCGAGAcacaaccaaatgaacggagagtcgagtagtccggagaaacaccggagagacgctcgagaggaatgccaccctgtagagcagcggaaggctgaatgttaatgaggtgggccgacgtagcgacgGCCTCAGcccgaaatgtggcggaagagaagaagcaatcatcatagcacgggtggtctcaagaagatgacgatgcttacgctcggcgacgccattttgagcatgcgcgccaggACAAGAAAACtaagcgagggtgccctcctcagcaaggacaaGAAAACTAAGCgagggtggtctcaagaagatgacgatgcttaagcaagaaaactaagcgagggtgctgggagatatactcaccagcagaatcagcacggaacacgcgaatgggtgaggaatactgagtgcgggCCATgaccgcaaaacgctgataaatagagagcacctcactgcgagtgacaatggattaactcgtcaatgcctacgggttgtagactaggatttagttagaagtagagggcaagtagatctcgaaggtttcagccgaaaagtgctcgacgatatgaaaagtagggtttgtgagacaatgaatcgatgctttctttgtccctcgactcccccttatataggaggtggagccgagggattcgtgatgtacaagttacagagtccgggaaggtttctaactcctcccgtaatATTACAAATGTTCTCtcttaatacaactctagctttccttaactatCAAGTTGGGCTTCCGAATTCTTCTTATCctccgggtcgtgg includes these proteins:
- the LOC124671330 gene encoding LRR receptor-like serine/threonine-protein kinase FLS2, coding for MVLCSGTGSTSAVLLLPVLAVLVAVALLVPAPASAAGVAGASVRAVQLEALLAFKKGVVEDPLGTLSDWTVRAGGVPRHCNWTGIACDGAGRVTSIQLLETGLRGTLTPFLANISTLQVLDLTSNAFAGPIPPQLGRLGELEGLILTVNGFTGGIPPELGDLGSLQLLDLSNNSLSGEIPSRLCNCSAMWALGLEFNNLTGEIPSCIGDLSNLEIFQTYVNNLHGELPPSFAKLTKLKTLDLSANNLSGPLPPEIGEFSHLWIVQLFQNSFSGEIPPGLGRCKNLTLLNIYSNRFSGAIPRELGELENLKALRLYDNELSSAIPSSLGRCKSLVTLQLSRNKLTGSIPPELGELRSLQSLSLHANRLTGTIP